The following are from one region of the Actinomyces sp. oral taxon 897 genome:
- a CDS encoding tripartite tricarboxylate transporter permease yields MSVDLVLLMLAAVLGAVALYTFIGFIPGTDETSVLAPVTLALVLSGAPPQVVLSFFVSAVVTLNLMNGIPTALVGLPGGVMSAPLMEHSVLLRNRGLASDTIRKMAVGSAIGTLVSIPLSFALAGLIARFAEPIKAQAPLILAACAVLLALLGRNRILALVAIVPMALMFEALPALYHATHIIPADKKVSISFFLGITVGPMLVTLLELLNPRRREALPHGDRTRTALLRSGFRSQALMPGNLVTRSEGWWSTAMAALSTPLFMLSPVGLTFLLGEASVARMKDDPVRRSQRAVTVMSALTHSTYLAGVIIPLVALGFPVSGVSAGPAMPLFEAPPVYDLEGHNNLHYQLHMPGFIGAVALGALIAVVITYVIAVRWSSQITYFVTRRVPHEAVLALFTAFIMLLAYIDAGIPNVFGVLIIGVACGALNRLGVNYGVQFMTLYAAPGIVKALASLA; encoded by the coding sequence GTGAGCGTCGACCTCGTCCTCCTCATGCTGGCGGCCGTTCTCGGCGCCGTCGCCCTGTACACCTTTATCGGCTTTATCCCCGGTACCGACGAGACCAGCGTCCTCGCCCCCGTCACCCTGGCCCTGGTGCTCTCCGGGGCCCCGCCGCAGGTGGTGCTCTCCTTCTTTGTCTCGGCGGTCGTCACGCTCAACCTCATGAACGGCATACCCACGGCTCTGGTGGGGCTGCCCGGTGGCGTAATGTCGGCGCCGCTGATGGAGCACTCCGTGCTCCTGCGCAACCGGGGACTGGCCTCGGACACCATTAGGAAGATGGCGGTCGGCTCCGCCATCGGGACCCTGGTCTCCATCCCCCTGAGCTTCGCCCTGGCGGGCCTGATCGCACGCTTCGCCGAGCCCATTAAGGCCCAGGCCCCTCTTATCCTCGCGGCCTGCGCGGTGCTCCTGGCGCTGCTCGGGAGGAACCGGATCCTGGCGCTGGTGGCGATCGTCCCCATGGCGCTCATGTTCGAGGCCCTGCCCGCCCTCTACCACGCGACCCACATTATCCCCGCTGACAAGAAGGTGAGTATCTCCTTCTTCCTGGGGATCACGGTGGGCCCCATGCTCGTCACCCTGCTCGAGCTGCTCAACCCCAGGCGCCGTGAGGCCCTTCCGCACGGGGACCGCACCAGGACGGCGCTCCTGCGCTCCGGCTTCCGCTCCCAGGCGCTCATGCCCGGCAACCTGGTCACCCGCTCCGAGGGCTGGTGGAGCACCGCCATGGCGGCGCTCTCCACGCCCCTGTTCATGCTCAGTCCCGTGGGCCTGACCTTCCTGCTGGGGGAGGCCTCGGTGGCACGCATGAAGGACGACCCGGTGCGCCGCTCCCAGCGCGCCGTGACCGTCATGAGCGCCCTGACGCACTCGACCTACCTGGCTGGCGTCATTATCCCGCTGGTCGCGCTGGGCTTCCCCGTCTCGGGCGTGTCCGCCGGGCCCGCGATGCCGCTGTTCGAGGCGCCGCCCGTCTACGACCTGGAGGGGCACAACAACCTGCACTACCAGCTGCACATGCCCGGTTTTATCGGGGCGGTGGCCCTGGGCGCGCTCATCGCCGTGGTCATCACCTACGTCATCGCGGTGCGCTGGTCCTCCCAGATCACCTACTTCGTGACCCGGCGCGTCCCGCACGAGGCGGTGCTCGCCCTGTTCACGGCGTTCATTATGCTGCTGGCCTACATTGACGCGGGCATCCCCAACGTCTTCGGGGTGCTGATCATCGGCGTGGCGTGCGGGGCGCTCAACCGCCTGGGGGTCAACTACGGCGTGCAGTTCATGACGCTCTACGCCGCCCCCGGCATAGTCAAGGCGCTGGCCTCCCTGGCCTGA
- the fni gene encoding type 2 isopentenyl-diphosphate Delta-isomerase gives MSRPTRWEHASRKDEHLELALRLHRTDRPNAFDDVSFVHHALPAASAREVDVSTSVCGSPWPVPFYVNAMTGGTPATARVNADLARGAAAAGVAIACGSQHVALRDPGCADGFEVIRREAPHAFVLANVGPTVSPEQAVRAVEMIGADALQVHLNAAQELVMPEGDRDLRHWSRGVADIAAAVDVPVVVKEVGFGLSRRTVETLAGCGVDAVDVAGAGGTDFIAIENARRPDQDYSYLSGWGQPTALCLLEVLGGEDPRLPVLASGGVRTPLDVVRCLALGACAVGVSGHFLRTLSGRGAHGLEQELRTWTEHVRTLMTLLGASDVRALRRTDVLVTGRTAEQARLLGADLDRLARRSG, from the coding sequence GTGAGCCGGCCCACCAGGTGGGAGCACGCCAGCCGCAAGGACGAGCACCTGGAGCTGGCCCTGCGCCTGCACCGGACGGACCGCCCCAACGCCTTTGACGACGTGTCCTTCGTCCACCACGCCCTGCCCGCGGCCAGCGCCCGGGAGGTCGACGTCAGCACGAGCGTGTGCGGCTCCCCCTGGCCGGTCCCCTTCTACGTCAACGCCATGACCGGGGGCACCCCGGCCACGGCCCGGGTCAACGCCGACCTGGCCCGGGGGGCCGCCGCGGCCGGCGTGGCGATCGCCTGCGGCTCCCAGCACGTGGCCTTAAGGGATCCGGGGTGCGCCGACGGCTTCGAGGTCATCCGGCGCGAGGCCCCGCACGCCTTCGTCCTGGCCAACGTGGGCCCCACGGTCAGCCCGGAGCAGGCGGTGCGCGCCGTGGAGATGATCGGGGCCGACGCCCTGCAGGTCCACCTCAACGCGGCCCAGGAGCTGGTCATGCCCGAGGGCGACCGGGACCTGCGCCACTGGTCCCGGGGCGTGGCCGACATCGCCGCGGCCGTGGACGTGCCGGTGGTGGTCAAGGAGGTGGGGTTCGGGCTCTCCCGGCGCACCGTGGAGACCCTGGCGGGGTGCGGCGTGGACGCGGTGGACGTGGCCGGCGCCGGGGGTACGGACTTCATCGCCATTGAGAACGCCCGGCGTCCCGACCAGGACTACTCCTACCTGAGCGGCTGGGGGCAGCCGACGGCGCTGTGCCTCCTGGAGGTGCTCGGTGGCGAGGATCCGAGGCTGCCGGTGCTGGCCTCGGGGGGCGTGCGCACCCCCCTGGACGTGGTGCGCTGTCTGGCCCTGGGCGCCTGCGCCGTGGGCGTCTCAGGGCACTTCCTGCGCACCCTGTCCGGCCGCGGCGCCCACGGGCTGGAGCAGGAGCTGAGGACGTGGACCGAGCACGTGCGCACCCTCATGACCCTGCTGGGGGCGTCCGACGTCAGGGCCCTGCGCCGCACGGACGTGCTGGTCACGGGCCGCACCGCCGAGCAGGCGCGCCTGCTGGGGGCGGACCTGGACCGCCTCGCCCGCCGCTCGGGCTAG
- a CDS encoding phosphomevalonate kinase — translation MIRRSAPGKLYIAGEYAVVEPGHQALLVAVDRFITVRVTPAEHTGRITSALYETRYLTWYRSPDGTVVVERQSNDYVVSAIRHVEQVVREGGGELRFFDLDVHSELAEPDGRKLGLGSSAAVTVATVRAVAGFYDLPLDDLAVYKLAVLASEAVQPVGSGGDIAASAFTGWVSYTSPDRRWLHEVRERTSVGDLVRSPWPHLLIRRLDPPRPSLRVGWTGTPASTPQLVAGVRARARGGADDAAYSAFLRDSESCLDALVRALEEDDPRQVRQQIGRSRRLLTRLGATSGIAIETPRLRRLVEVAQEHGAAAKSSGAGGGDCGIALCLPGTDIPGMCSAWEAAGIRPLDLSVYSRPEDAP, via the coding sequence GTGATCCGCCGGAGCGCGCCCGGCAAGCTCTACATCGCCGGGGAGTACGCCGTCGTCGAGCCCGGGCACCAGGCGCTGCTGGTGGCGGTGGACCGTTTCATCACGGTGCGCGTCACCCCCGCCGAGCACACCGGGCGCATTACCTCCGCCCTGTACGAGACCCGCTACCTGACCTGGTACCGCAGCCCCGACGGCACGGTGGTGGTCGAGCGGCAGTCCAACGACTACGTGGTCTCGGCGATCCGCCACGTGGAGCAGGTGGTGCGCGAGGGCGGCGGGGAGCTGCGCTTCTTCGACCTGGACGTGCACAGCGAGCTGGCCGAGCCCGACGGGCGCAAGCTCGGTCTGGGGTCCTCCGCGGCGGTGACCGTGGCCACGGTGCGTGCCGTGGCCGGGTTCTACGACCTGCCCCTGGACGACCTGGCCGTCTACAAGCTGGCCGTGCTGGCCAGCGAGGCCGTGCAGCCCGTCGGGTCGGGGGGCGACATCGCGGCCAGCGCCTTCACCGGGTGGGTCAGCTACACCTCCCCCGACCGCCGGTGGCTGCACGAGGTACGTGAGCGCACCAGCGTGGGCGACCTGGTGCGCTCCCCCTGGCCGCACCTGCTCATCCGCCGCCTGGACCCGCCGAGGCCCTCCCTGCGCGTGGGCTGGACCGGCACCCCCGCCTCCACCCCCCAGCTGGTGGCCGGCGTCCGGGCCCGTGCCCGCGGCGGGGCCGACGACGCCGCCTACAGCGCGTTCCTGCGTGACTCCGAGAGCTGCCTGGACGCCCTGGTGAGGGCCCTGGAGGAGGACGACCCCCGGCAGGTCAGGCAGCAGATCGGGCGCAGCCGCCGCCTCCTGACCCGCCTGGGCGCCACCAGCGGGATCGCCATTGAGACCCCCCGGCTGCGGCGTCTGGTGGAGGTCGCCCAGGAGCACGGGGCCGCGGCCAAGAGCTCCGGCGCCGGGGGCGGGGACTGCGGTATCGCCCTGTGCCTGCCGGGTACGGACATACCCGGCATGTGCTCGGCCTGGGAGGCGGCCGGCATCCGGCCCCTGGACCTGTCGGTCTACTCACGCCCCGAGGACGCACCGTGA
- the mvaD gene encoding diphosphomevalonate decarboxylase, whose translation MTPTATASANANIALIKYWGKADESLRIPTTSSLSLTLDATRTTTTVSFDGGADGADAVSVDGARLAGTALGRVTRFLDLVRARSGVTAPATVTSTSTVPLAAGLASSAAGFAALAAAASRAAGMDLDDRALSRLARRGSGSAARSVFGPLVLWNAGTDDATSYAEPVTCRTDLAMVVLVLCAGHKPVPSTVAMRRTVDTSPLYPAWVEASGRDLGAALEAVRDGDLEGLGQVVEANALGMHATMIAARPAVVYWLPRTLQALQAVRDLREAGLPAWATIDAGPNVKVLTRGSSAEQVAAALRERLTDADVWVRYPGGGVRVEGARP comes from the coding sequence GTGACGCCCACCGCCACCGCCAGCGCGAACGCCAATATCGCCCTGATCAAGTACTGGGGCAAGGCGGACGAGTCGCTGCGGATCCCCACCACCTCCAGCCTGTCCCTGACCCTGGACGCCACCCGGACCACCACCACGGTCTCCTTTGACGGCGGGGCGGACGGGGCGGACGCGGTGAGCGTGGACGGCGCCCGCCTGGCCGGGACGGCGCTGGGGCGGGTGACCCGCTTCCTGGACCTGGTGCGGGCCCGCTCGGGCGTCACGGCGCCCGCCACCGTGACCTCCACCAGCACGGTGCCGCTGGCGGCCGGCCTGGCCAGCTCCGCGGCGGGGTTCGCCGCCCTGGCCGCGGCCGCCTCCCGGGCGGCGGGCATGGACCTTGACGACCGCGCCCTGTCCCGGCTGGCCCGACGCGGCTCCGGCTCGGCGGCGCGCTCGGTCTTCGGCCCCCTGGTGCTGTGGAACGCGGGCACCGACGACGCCACCTCCTACGCCGAGCCCGTCACCTGCCGGACGGACCTGGCCATGGTCGTGCTCGTGCTCTGCGCGGGGCACAAGCCCGTCCCCAGCACGGTGGCCATGCGCCGCACCGTGGACACCTCACCGCTCTACCCCGCCTGGGTGGAGGCCAGTGGCCGGGACCTGGGCGCCGCGCTGGAGGCGGTGCGCGACGGCGACCTGGAGGGCCTGGGCCAGGTGGTCGAGGCCAACGCCCTGGGCATGCACGCCACCATGATCGCCGCGCGCCCCGCCGTCGTGTACTGGCTGCCGCGCACCCTCCAGGCGCTCCAGGCCGTCCGCGACCTGCGTGAGGCCGGCCTGCCCGCCTGGGCCACCATTGACGCCGGCCCCAACGTGAAGGTCCTCACCCGGGGCAGCAGCGCCGAGCAGGTGGCCGCTGCCCTGAGGGAGCGCCTGACCGACGCGGACGTGTGGGTCAGGTACCCGGGAGGGGGCGTGCGCGTGGAGGGGGCCCGCCCGTGA
- the mvk gene encoding mevalonate kinase translates to MEPHSPAREGHGRTWAKAILLGEHSVVYGHPAVAVPLHDLRMRATATPVPGPSQLHSLGYHGPMDASGPRFACVVRAFEAAREFSGCLGQSFEVTTHSDFPHERGLGSSAAAAGAVIRAVLDACGRQASREELFALTQTAEKVAHGRPSGLDAAATCSPAPIRFQGGQMHQLSQHIDHAYLLIADSGVHGSTRQAVGGLRRRYEQDPQGIGPLIASLGALAHTGITAMDRGDAPALGAAMDQAHDVLAELGLSLPVLDHLTGAARAAGALGAKLTGGGLGGCVIALAGDQDAERVRSALGHAGAPATWAYRMRTSEVAA, encoded by the coding sequence ATGGAACCCCACTCCCCCGCCCGTGAGGGACACGGCCGGACCTGGGCCAAGGCCATCCTCCTGGGCGAGCACTCCGTGGTCTACGGCCACCCCGCCGTCGCCGTGCCCCTGCATGACCTGCGGATGCGGGCCACGGCCACCCCCGTGCCCGGCCCCTCACAGCTGCACAGCCTGGGCTACCACGGGCCCATGGACGCCAGCGGCCCCCGGTTCGCCTGTGTCGTGCGCGCCTTCGAGGCGGCCCGCGAGTTCTCCGGGTGCCTGGGGCAGTCCTTTGAGGTCACCACCCACAGCGACTTCCCCCACGAGCGCGGGCTGGGGTCCTCGGCGGCCGCCGCGGGCGCCGTCATCCGCGCGGTCCTGGACGCCTGCGGGCGTCAGGCCTCCCGCGAGGAGCTGTTCGCGCTCACGCAGACGGCCGAGAAGGTCGCCCACGGCCGGCCCTCGGGGCTGGACGCGGCGGCCACCTGCTCCCCCGCCCCCATACGCTTCCAGGGCGGGCAGATGCACCAGCTCAGCCAGCACATCGACCACGCCTACCTGCTCATCGCCGACTCCGGCGTCCACGGCTCCACCCGCCAGGCCGTGGGCGGCCTGCGCCGGCGCTACGAGCAGGACCCCCAGGGCATCGGCCCTCTCATCGCCAGCCTGGGCGCGCTGGCGCACACGGGGATCACGGCCATGGACCGGGGTGACGCCCCCGCCCTGGGGGCGGCCATGGACCAGGCGCACGACGTGCTCGCCGAGCTCGGCCTGAGCCTGCCGGTCCTGGACCACCTCACCGGTGCCGCCCGCGCCGCCGGGGCGCTGGGCGCCAAGCTCACCGGAGGGGGCCTGGGCGGCTGCGTCATCGCCCTGGCCGGCGACCAGGACGCCGAGCGCGTCCGCTCCGCCCTGGGGCACGCCGGTGCGCCCGCCACCTGGGCCTACCGGATGCGCACCAGCGAGGTGGCCGCGTGA
- a CDS encoding GlsB/YeaQ/YmgE family stress response membrane protein, which translates to MGELIGMIVFGGLIGALARLFMRGKQDISVVWTIALGCVGAFVGGWVSGLLGVASTPGIDWIRWILSVLAAMAAISVYLGATGRR; encoded by the coding sequence ATGGGTGAGCTCATTGGGATGATCGTCTTCGGGGGCCTCATTGGCGCCCTGGCCCGCCTGTTCATGAGGGGCAAGCAGGACATCTCGGTCGTGTGGACCATTGCGCTGGGGTGCGTGGGGGCCTTCGTCGGCGGCTGGGTGTCAGGGCTGCTCGGCGTCGCCTCAACCCCCGGCATTGACTGGATCCGCTGGATCCTGTCCGTCCTCGCGGCCATGGCCGCGATCTCCGTCTACCTCGGCGCCACCGGCCGCAGGTAG
- a CDS encoding response regulator transcription factor: protein MSGAAQAAETGRAGPGRPVRVLVAEDQALMRSSLAALIQAEADLSVVATAADGQAALALAREHRPDVVVMDIQMPGTDGIQATASLVADPDLVATRILVLTMFDVDDYVLGALRAGASGFLLKDTDPQVLVDAIRTVHAGQSLLSPRALERLVAQGVPAAVPRRWGDAGAAGGVGALTPRQREVLVLIARGLSNTQIEAELSITRATCRSHITALLARLGARDRAQLVIAAYESGLVTASP, encoded by the coding sequence GTGAGCGGGGCCGCGCAGGCCGCGGAGACGGGGAGGGCGGGCCCGGGGAGGCCGGTACGGGTCCTGGTCGCCGAGGACCAGGCGCTCATGCGCAGCTCCCTGGCCGCGCTCATCCAGGCCGAGGCGGACCTGAGCGTGGTGGCCACCGCCGCCGACGGCCAGGCGGCCCTGGCCCTGGCCCGTGAGCACCGCCCCGACGTGGTGGTCATGGACATCCAGATGCCCGGCACGGACGGCATCCAGGCCACGGCCAGCCTGGTGGCCGACCCGGACCTGGTCGCCACCAGGATCCTGGTGCTGACCATGTTCGACGTCGACGACTACGTCCTGGGCGCCCTGCGGGCGGGGGCCAGCGGGTTCCTCCTGAAGGACACCGACCCCCAGGTGCTGGTGGACGCCATCCGCACGGTGCACGCCGGGCAGTCCCTACTCAGCCCGCGCGCCCTGGAGCGCCTGGTGGCCCAGGGCGTCCCGGCCGCCGTCCCGCGCAGGTGGGGCGACGCCGGGGCCGCTGGCGGGGTGGGGGCGCTGACGCCGCGCCAGCGCGAGGTCCTGGTGCTGATCGCACGGGGCCTGTCCAACACCCAGATCGAGGCGGAGCTGTCGATCACCCGGGCCACGTGCCGCAGCCACATCACCGCCCTCCTGGCCCGGCTGGGGGCGCGCGACCGGGCCCAGCTCGTCATCGCCGCCTACGAGTCCGGGCTGGTGACGGCCTCCCCCTGA
- a CDS encoding sensor histidine kinase, protein MSSRSYPVGEKVSSRHWPVPVLVTFMAALSLVGSEQAPSPLVRATTVAALVTAFALTVWLRRRERRAYEARLADLAAARAVAEDRLALSRELHDLVSGGLGAITVHAAVAQRLHRDPEGLRQALAQIEQAGHEATADLRRMLAVLRGGDAEARRAAPPPAPCGAAPAEDLALRVVREALVNTARHAGPSPVRVEADTGPGRLSLRVSDAGPGPDWVPQPGSGYGLTGLREQAQALGGSLTAGPVGDGFTVVLELPARAGDACGPAPGPQRPGAPARVEDAGGAGAGPARGARTGRERADAGGRTGAGAPRPGGEAGS, encoded by the coding sequence GTGAGCAGCAGGTCCTACCCGGTGGGAGAGAAGGTGTCGTCCCGGCACTGGCCCGTGCCGGTGCTGGTCACCTTCATGGCGGCCCTGTCCCTCGTAGGCTCCGAGCAGGCCCCCAGTCCGCTGGTACGGGCGACCACCGTGGCGGCCCTGGTGACGGCCTTCGCCCTGACCGTGTGGCTGCGACGGCGTGAGAGGCGCGCCTATGAGGCCCGCCTGGCCGACCTGGCGGCGGCGCGGGCGGTGGCCGAGGACCGCCTGGCGCTGTCCCGTGAGCTGCACGACCTGGTCTCGGGCGGGCTGGGGGCGATCACGGTGCACGCGGCCGTGGCCCAGCGTCTGCACCGGGATCCTGAGGGCCTGCGCCAGGCCCTGGCCCAGATCGAGCAGGCCGGGCACGAGGCCACCGCCGACCTGCGGCGCATGCTGGCGGTCCTGCGGGGTGGGGACGCCGAGGCCCGGCGGGCTGCGCCGCCACCGGCACCCTGTGGCGCCGCCCCCGCCGAGGACCTGGCGCTGCGGGTGGTGCGTGAGGCCCTGGTCAACACGGCCCGTCACGCGGGGCCCAGCCCGGTGCGTGTGGAGGCGGACACCGGTCCCGGGCGACTGAGCCTGCGCGTGTCCGACGCCGGCCCCGGCCCGGACTGGGTCCCCCAGCCCGGCAGCGGCTACGGGCTGACGGGCCTGCGGGAGCAGGCGCAGGCCCTGGGTGGAAGCCTCACGGCGGGGCCCGTCGGGGACGGTTTCACCGTGGTCCTGGAGCTGCCCGCCCGGGCTGGGGACGCCTGTGGCCCCGCCCCAGGCCCTCAGCGCCCGGGCGCGCCCGCCCGGGTTGAGGACGCGGGCGGGGCGGGCGCGGGACCGGCCCGGGGCGCTCGGACCGGCCGGGAGCGGGCCGACGCAGGCGGGCGGACCGGGGCCGGTGCGCCCCGGCCCGGCGGGGAGGCGGGGTCGTGA
- a CDS encoding ATP-binding cassette domain-containing protein: protein MIVIDSLSKSYRGREILHQVSFRARPGRVTGFVGRNGAGKSTTLRCLLGLDHLDGGRALVLDRPYARLRHPLRHVGAVLDGAGAAPSRTGYAHLRWVATGAGLPRRRVNEVLEAVGLAQAARRPVSTYSLGMGQRLGLATALLGDPQVLVLDEPVNGLDPEGIRWIRDLLRARAAAGGTVLLSSHLLGELAEVADDVVVIADGRVRFAGTLESARAGYATFEDAFFHLADQGPDGAPPAYQAGAAS, encoded by the coding sequence ATGATCGTTATCGACTCCCTGAGCAAGAGCTACCGGGGCCGCGAGATCCTCCACCAGGTGTCCTTCCGGGCACGCCCCGGCCGGGTCACCGGCTTCGTGGGACGCAACGGCGCGGGCAAGTCCACCACCCTGCGCTGCCTGCTGGGCCTGGACCACCTCGACGGCGGCCGCGCCCTGGTCCTGGACCGGCCCTACGCCCGCCTGCGCCACCCGCTACGCCACGTCGGCGCCGTGCTCGACGGCGCCGGGGCCGCCCCCTCCCGCACCGGGTACGCCCACCTGCGCTGGGTGGCCACGGGCGCGGGCCTGCCACGACGTCGGGTCAACGAGGTCCTGGAGGCCGTCGGCCTGGCCCAGGCCGCCCGGCGCCCGGTGTCCACCTACTCCCTGGGGATGGGCCAGCGCCTGGGCCTGGCCACGGCGCTCCTGGGCGACCCGCAGGTGCTCGTCCTGGACGAGCCGGTCAACGGCCTGGACCCCGAGGGCATCCGGTGGATCCGGGACCTGCTCAGGGCGCGTGCCGCGGCCGGGGGGACGGTCCTGCTCTCCAGCCACCTGCTGGGCGAGCTCGCCGAGGTGGCCGACGACGTCGTCGTCATCGCCGACGGGCGGGTACGGTTCGCCGGGACCCTGGAGTCGGCCCGGGCCGGGTACGCCACCTTCGAGGACGCCTTCTTCCACCTTGCCGACCAGGGCCCGGACGGGGCCCCGCCGGCCTACCAGGCAGGGGCCGCCTCATGA